The Methylomicrobium agile genome has a segment encoding these proteins:
- a CDS encoding type VI secretion system contractile sheath domain-containing protein — protein sequence MRILILGDFSGAGMRREAKRQGFGERVIHQVDIDNFDAVMARIAPRLHLDADVELAFRQMDDFHPDTLFRNLEIFQELARVRKRLNDDATFAQAAEMLRGLMQVAAPPVTDGEPSPPEDDQATFDRLIGGRAVHPEGSRKNPGASVTARYIEQIVAQYIVPDPGPFKAVYLKAADEALSVKMRELLHRPDFQALEAAWRAMWILVSNLETGEHLSLHLLDVGKDELFEEISAARENLSRSALYRLLAGQNAGSFGGESWSAIIGNYTFGSDPEDVALLAACGLVSSQAGGPFIAAADSGLLGCRVLAESPDPHDWSEMSPEAEKRWAALRQTPIAPWLGLALPRILLRLPYGGDSDPVESFAFEETAQPYPHADFLWGNPAFFCALLLGRSYLGRGDAMRPGDDLQIHDLPAYILKQDGGSTLLPCAETHLTDRAAEKILGLGIMPFLSHRNGNAARLARFQSLADPPAALRGFWTG from the coding sequence ATGCGTATCCTGATCCTGGGCGACTTCAGCGGGGCCGGTATGCGACGGGAAGCGAAGCGGCAAGGTTTTGGCGAGCGCGTCATTCATCAGGTGGACATCGATAATTTCGATGCGGTGATGGCGCGGATCGCGCCTCGCCTGCATCTCGATGCCGACGTGGAACTCGCGTTTCGGCAGATGGACGACTTCCATCCCGATACGCTGTTCCGAAATCTCGAAATATTCCAGGAGCTTGCCCGCGTCAGGAAGCGGCTGAACGACGACGCGACATTTGCGCAGGCGGCGGAAATGTTGCGCGGCCTGATGCAAGTTGCGGCGCCTCCGGTAACCGACGGGGAACCGTCCCCACCCGAAGACGATCAGGCGACCTTTGATCGCCTGATCGGAGGGCGCGCCGTGCATCCTGAAGGTTCCCGTAAGAATCCAGGCGCATCGGTTACGGCCCGGTATATCGAGCAGATCGTGGCTCAGTATATCGTGCCCGACCCCGGGCCTTTCAAAGCCGTTTACCTCAAAGCGGCGGACGAGGCGTTGAGCGTGAAAATGCGGGAGTTATTGCATCGGCCGGATTTTCAGGCGCTCGAAGCGGCTTGGAGAGCGATGTGGATATTGGTTTCGAATCTCGAAACCGGGGAGCATCTTTCGTTGCATCTGCTGGATGTCGGCAAGGATGAATTGTTCGAAGAGATAAGCGCTGCGAGGGAAAACCTGAGCCGCTCCGCTTTGTATCGCCTGCTGGCAGGGCAAAACGCCGGTTCGTTCGGCGGGGAATCCTGGTCCGCGATAATCGGAAATTATACCTTCGGCAGCGATCCTGAAGACGTCGCTTTGCTGGCGGCGTGCGGCTTGGTGTCATCTCAGGCCGGCGGCCCCTTTATCGCTGCGGCCGATTCCGGACTTTTGGGGTGCCGCGTCCTGGCCGAATCGCCTGATCCTCACGACTGGAGCGAGATGAGTCCGGAGGCGGAAAAACGTTGGGCGGCGTTGCGGCAGACGCCGATCGCTCCGTGGCTTGGCTTGGCGTTGCCCCGAATTCTGCTGCGCTTGCCGTACGGGGGCGATTCCGATCCGGTCGAATCTTTTGCGTTTGAGGAGACTGCACAACCTTACCCCCATGCGGACTTTTTATGGGGTAACCCGGCTTTTTTTTGCGCATTGCTGTTGGGTCGTTCCTATCTTGGGCGCGGCGATGCGATGCGGCCTGGGGATGACTTGCAAATCCACGATCTGCCGGCGTACATTTTAAAACAGGACGGCGGTTCAACGCTGTTGCCGTGCGCGGAAACGCATTTGACCGATCGGGCAGCGGAAAAAATTCTTGGCCTCGGAATCATGCCCTTCCTGAGCCACCGCAACGGCAATGCCGCGCGTCTGGCAAGGTTTCAGTCGCTTGCCGATCCGCCTGCGGCCTTGCGTGGCTTCTGGACCGGTTGA